From Elusimicrobiota bacterium, the proteins below share one genomic window:
- the rfbC gene encoding dTDP-4-dehydrorhamnose 3,5-epimerase: MLFQFQKLKIQGLVLIKPEIGSDDRGTFSEIYKSSVFRKAGIKDAFVQDNRSVSKKGVLRGLHYQRRLFSQAKLVSCGRGRVFDVAVDLRKDSKTFKKWFGVELSGENRLSLFIPAGFAHGFLALADGSEVTYKCSKEYAPAHDAGIRWDDPAVGVKWPFKKPRLSEKDKNLPFLKSAKL, translated from the coding sequence ATGCTCTTCCAATTTCAAAAACTTAAAATTCAGGGACTTGTCCTGATAAAACCGGAAATCGGCAGCGATGACCGGGGTACGTTTTCGGAAATATATAAAAGTTCCGTTTTCAGGAAAGCCGGTATAAAAGACGCTTTTGTGCAGGATAACCGTTCCGTTTCAAAAAAAGGCGTATTGCGCGGCCTGCACTATCAGCGGCGGCTGTTTTCACAGGCAAAACTGGTTAGTTGCGGCAGGGGCCGCGTTTTTGACGTGGCCGTGGACCTGCGCAAGGATTCAAAGACATTCAAAAAATGGTTCGGCGTTGAGCTTTCGGGCGAAAACCGCCTGTCGCTTTTTATACCTGCGGGTTTCGCCCACGGTTTCCTGGCGCTTGCGGACGGCTCCGAGGTTACTTATAAATGCTCAAAAGAGTACGCCCCTGCGCATGACGCCGGCATCAGATGGGATGATCCAGCGGTAGGGGTGAAATGGCCGTTCAAAAAACCGCGCCTTTCCGAAAAAGATAAAAATTTGCCGTTTTTAAAAAGCGCAAAACTGTAA
- the rfbB gene encoding dTDP-glucose 4,6-dehydratase codes for MTKTMLVTGGAGFIGSNFIRFIFKKTGFKGRIINLDKLTYAGLRGNLSDIERCFGPKRYIFIKGDICDFKKVDAVIKKYDVSVIVNFAAETHVDRSIHGPKEFIETNINGTFNLLECARVHWKNRKDVRFHHISTDEVFGSLGKTGRFTETTPYDPRSPYSAAKASSDHLARAYFHTYGLPVTISNCSNNYGPYQHPEKLIPLALLKAVDGESIPVYGDGGNTRDWLFVEDHCRAIWLILKRGKPGETYNVGGNCEKKNLETLKALFCALEKLKPSVKNPRLKGRRYEELITFVKDRLGHDRRYAIDSGKINKELGWKPLFGFNEGLEATVAWYLAHGARLKKTVAASYRAWLKKNYTSR; via the coding sequence ATGACTAAAACCATGCTTGTTACCGGCGGAGCGGGGTTTATAGGCTCAAATTTTATCCGTTTTATTTTTAAAAAAACAGGGTTTAAAGGGCGGATAATAAATTTAGATAAACTTACCTATGCCGGCCTTCGCGGGAATCTTAGCGATATCGAGCGCTGTTTTGGCCCGAAGCGCTATATCTTTATAAAGGGCGACATTTGCGATTTTAAAAAAGTTGACGCCGTGATCAAAAAATACGATGTTTCAGTGATCGTTAATTTCGCGGCTGAAACTCATGTCGACCGTTCCATACACGGCCCTAAAGAGTTTATAGAAACCAATATCAACGGCACCTTTAATCTGCTTGAGTGCGCCCGGGTCCATTGGAAAAACAGGAAGGACGTCCGGTTCCATCACATCAGCACCGACGAGGTGTTCGGTTCGCTTGGTAAAACCGGCCGCTTCACGGAAACCACGCCTTACGACCCCAGAAGCCCGTACTCTGCCGCAAAGGCCTCCTCCGACCATCTTGCCAGGGCCTATTTCCACACTTACGGCCTGCCGGTTACCATTTCCAACTGCTCCAATAATTACGGGCCTTACCAGCATCCGGAAAAACTCATCCCGTTGGCGCTTCTGAAAGCCGTTGACGGCGAGTCCATCCCGGTTTACGGCGACGGGGGGAACACGCGCGACTGGCTGTTCGTTGAGGACCATTGCCGGGCTATCTGGCTTATTCTTAAACGGGGCAAACCCGGCGAAACATATAATGTGGGCGGTAACTGCGAAAAGAAAAATCTGGAAACACTGAAGGCGCTGTTCTGCGCCCTTGAAAAACTTAAGCCTTCCGTTAAAAACCCGCGGCTTAAAGGGCGCCGCTACGAAGAGCTGATAACTTTTGTCAAAGACCGTCTCGGGCACGACCGCCGCTACGCTATAGACTCCGGAAAAATAAATAAAGAACTGGGCTGGAAACCCCTTTTCGGGTTTAATGAAGGTCTTGAAGCGACCGTCGCCTGGTACTTGGCGCACGGCGCCCGGCTGAAAAAAACCGTGGCCGCGTCATACCGCGCCTGGCTGAAAAAAAACTACACTTCGCGCTGA
- a CDS encoding mannose-1-phosphate guanylyltransferase/mannose-6-phosphate isomerase produces MNTNVFGVILAGGSGTRLWPLSRKLLPKQFLRLGNEDSLFEKTVSRITPLTGRNNVVVVTNKLHALGSGYHQLKKLRLLIEPEARNTAPAIGLACLYLLKICKNDPIAVVLPSDHMITDRRAFLKVLSAAVKEAQKGKIVTLGVTPDSPETGYGYIKAIGRKPYAIGGTECLKAEKFVEKPDLETARKYLKTGGYYWNAGMFVFKASVMLEEFKKYLPAAYNLLKKIDKEAFNGEKINYGGLSAPFSKMPSISIDYAVMEKSARVCVIPAKFGWSDVGSWHYFYEALPKDRDGNVKFGDVLALDARDNLLYSGSRLVTAIGVKNLAVIETRDAILVSEINSSREVKKIVAELKKKNRRELDEHVTVERPWGSYTVLEDLPNYKVKKLKIYPGHKISYQYHRRRSEHWFVVKGLAEVTLDGKKIKVPQNRHVDIPLKARHMLFNPGRADLEIIEVQSGVYFGEDDIIRLNDGYGRR; encoded by the coding sequence ATGAATACGAACGTATTCGGCGTGATACTTGCCGGCGGCTCGGGAACCCGCCTTTGGCCGCTCAGCCGCAAGCTTCTGCCTAAACAGTTTTTGCGCCTTGGAAACGAAGATTCCCTTTTTGAAAAAACGGTGTCAAGGATAACCCCTTTAACCGGCAGGAACAATGTGGTGGTGGTAACGAACAAACTGCACGCCTTAGGTTCCGGCTACCACCAGCTGAAAAAATTACGGCTGCTGATCGAGCCGGAAGCCAGAAACACCGCCCCCGCCATAGGGCTCGCCTGCCTGTACCTGCTTAAAATCTGTAAAAACGATCCCATTGCCGTGGTGCTTCCCTCCGACCACATGATAACCGACCGGAGGGCTTTCCTCAAAGTTTTGTCCGCGGCGGTCAAAGAAGCCCAAAAGGGCAAAATAGTCACGCTTGGTGTGACTCCCGATTCTCCGGAAACCGGTTATGGCTATATAAAAGCCATAGGCCGTAAGCCATATGCCATAGGAGGCACGGAGTGTTTAAAAGCTGAAAAATTCGTGGAAAAGCCGGACCTCGAGACGGCTCGGAAATACCTGAAAACCGGCGGCTATTACTGGAACGCGGGGATGTTCGTTTTCAAGGCTTCAGTGATGCTGGAGGAATTTAAAAAATATCTGCCCGCGGCCTACAACCTGCTTAAAAAAATAGATAAAGAGGCTTTTAACGGGGAAAAAATAAATTACGGCGGACTTTCAGCCCCGTTCTCAAAAATGCCGTCCATCTCCATAGACTACGCGGTAATGGAGAAATCCGCCCGGGTTTGCGTGATCCCTGCAAAATTCGGCTGGAGCGATGTGGGCAGCTGGCATTATTTCTATGAAGCGCTACCCAAGGACAGGGACGGCAATGTTAAATTCGGGGACGTGCTTGCCCTTGACGCGCGGGACAATCTGCTCTATTCAGGGAGCAGGCTCGTAACGGCCATAGGCGTTAAAAACCTGGCGGTAATAGAAACCCGTGACGCCATTCTGGTTTCGGAAATAAACAGTTCGCGGGAAGTTAAAAAAATCGTCGCGGAGCTTAAAAAGAAAAACCGCCGCGAACTGGACGAGCATGTAACCGTGGAACGCCCCTGGGGTTCTTACACGGTGCTTGAGGATCTGCCTAATTACAAAGTTAAAAAACTTAAAATTTATCCGGGCCATAAGATAAGTTACCAGTACCACAGGCGCCGCTCCGAGCATTGGTTCGTCGTAAAGGGCCTGGCCGAGGTTACGCTGGACGGGAAAAAAATAAAAGTCCCGCAAAACCGTCATGTGGATATACCGCTTAAAGCCAGGCACATGCTTTTTAATCCGGGCCGCGCGGACCTTGAAATAATAGAGGTACAGTCAGGCGTTTATTTCGGCGAGGACGATATCATCCGCTTAAATGATGGTTATGGCAGAAGATAG